In the genome of Streptomyces aquilus, the window CGAACTGCGCCTGCGCGACCTCGTCCGCGCGCACGTCCCGGTCGCCGTACCGACCAGCGTCGCCCACGGCGAGTGGGCGCCGGGGCTGACGTACACCCTCGACGGCAAGCTGCCCGGCGGCTCGGCGCGCGAGCACGACGTGTCCGCCGTCGGCGAGGCCGACCTGGCCGCGCTGCTCACCGGGCTGCGCGAGGTACCGGTCCGGCAGGCCGAGACACTCGGCGTCCCGCGCACCGCCCCGCGCTCCCTGGAGGCACTGCGCCGCGCCGCCGAGCGCGCCGCCGAACTCCTCGCCACGGCCGACGAGTTCGACCCCGCACGGCTCCACCAGCTCTCCCAGCCGGCCGCCGTGCAGCTCGCCGCGCAGCCCGGCAGCGCCGTCCTCGTCCACCACGGACTCACCGGCGACCACCTCGTCGTCAGCGCCGACGGACGGGTGCGCGGCGTGCTCGGCTGGGCCGACGCGGTCCTCGGCGACCCCGCGGAGGACATCGCGTGCCTCGCCCTCGCCGTCGGCTCGCCCGCCGCGGTCCGCGCCGCCACCCTCGCCGGCTACGGCGCCCGCCCCTGCCTGCGCGGCCTGTGGCTCGCCCGCTGCGACGCCGTCGTCCGCCTCGCCGCCGGCCTCCAGGGCCGCGACGACACCCCTCTGCCGGAACTGCGCGTCCGGCTCCGCCACGCGTGGGAGGCGATCCTGCTGGAGCGGGTGACGGAGCTGCGGGACGACGGCGAGGAAGAGGAGATCTAGGCGGGGCTGGGCGGGCTCTCGGGAAGAGGAGCTCTGACCGAGCCGCCGGTCACTCCTGCAACAGCACCACGCACGACTCCCCGGGCACCTCCAGCACGCCGTCCGCGCCCGGTGCCGCCACCGGCTCCCAGGCGGCCAGCACACGCGCCTGACGGGGCCCCAGCGGGATCGCCGCGGTCTCCTTGGCCAGATTCACCGCCACCCGTACGTCCCCACGCCGGAAGGCCAGCCAGCGCTGCCGCTCGTCGAAGGCCACCTTGGTGTCGGCGAGGTCCGGGTCGGTGAGGTCGGCCTGTTCGTGGCGCAGGGCGATGAGGCGGCGGTACCAGGCGAGCACGCGCGCGTGGGGCTCACGGTCCGGCTCGGACCAGTCCAGGCAGGAACGGTCCCGGGTCGCCGGGTCCTGCGGGTCGGGCACGTCCTCCTCCGCCCAGCCGTGCGCCGCGAACTCCCGCCGCCTGCCGCGTCGTACGGCCTCCGCGAGCTCCGGGTCGGTGTGGTCGGTGAAGAACTGCCAGGGCGTCCCCGCCGCCCACTCCTCGCCCATGAACAGCATCGGCGTGAAGGGCGCGGTGAGCGTCAGCGTCGCGGCGCAGGCCAGCAGGCCGGGGGAGAGGGAGGCCGAAAGGCGGTCGCCCTGGGCGCGGTTGCCCACCTGGTCGTGGGTCTGGCTGTAACCGAGCAGCCGGTGCGCGGCCACCCGCGCGCGGTCCAGCGGGCGGCCGTGGTGGCGGCCGCGGAAGCTGGAGTACGTGCCGTCGTGGAAGTACCCGCCGCCGAGCGTCTTGGCGAGGGCCGCGAAGGGTGCCTTGCCGAAGTCGGCGTAGTAGCCCTGCGACTCACCCGTCAGCGCGGTGTGCAGGCAGTGGTGGAAGTCGTCGTTCCACTGGGCGTGAAGGCCGAGGCCGCCCTCCGCGCGTGGGGTGACCAGACGGGGATCGTTCAGGTCGGACTCGGCGATCAGGAACAGCGGCCGGTCCACGTCGCAGGCGAGGGCGTCGACCGCCGTCGACAGCTCCTCCAGGAAGTGGCACGCGCGCGTGTCCGCCAGCGCGTGCACCGCGTCCAGGCGCAGCCCGTCGAGCCGGTAGTCCCGCAGCCACGCCAGCGCGCTGTCCACGAGATACGCGCGCACCTCGTCGGAGCCCGGCGCGTCCAGGTTCACGGCCGAGCCCCACGGCGTGTGGTGGGTGTCGGTGAAGTACGGGCCGAACGCGGGCAGGTAATTGCCCGACGGGCCCAGGTGGTTGTGCACGACGTCCAGGACGACGCCGAGACCGAGCTCGTGCGCCCGGTCCACGAAACGCTTCAGCGCCTCGGGGCCGCCGTACGGCTCGTGCACCGCCCACAGCGACACGCCCTCGTAACCCCAGCCGTGCCGCCCGGGAAAGGGGCACAGCGGCATCAACTCCACGTGTGTGACGCCCAGTTCCGCCAGGTGCTCCAGGCGGCCCGCCGCCGCGTCCAGGGTGCCCTCGCGGGTGTACGTGCCCACGTGCAGCTCGTACAGGACCGCGCCCGGCAGCGGCCGCCCCGCCCACTGGGTACGCCACGCGTACCGGCCCTGGTCCACGACCGCGCTCAGCCCGTCCGGGCCGTCCGGCTGGCGGCGCGAGCGCGGGTCCGGCAGCACGGGGCCGTCGTCGACCGCGAAGCCGTACCGGCTGCCGTCCCGCGCCTCGGCCTCGCCCCGCCACCACCCCGCGCGGTCGGGATCGCGCTCCAACGCGCGCGTGACGCCGTCGCACTGGAGCGTCACACGGTCTGCCTGCGGTGCCCACACCTCGAACTGCACGGACGGTTCCCCTTCGTCTGCTCACCGTGATGTAGCCCGTCCATGGTGCTTCAAACGCGATCAGTCCGCGCGCGTGGCGGCCGTTCTCGCGTTTTCTGGACACCCGGCGTTCACTGCCCGACAATCACGATCGTGACGTCGTCCTTCGAGTTCAACACGTACCCCGCGCGGCTCTCCGACGCGGAGCGCGACCAGGCGCTGAAGGTGCTCCGCGACGGCGTCGCCATGGGCCGGCTGTCGCACGACACGTTCATCCGGCGGATGGAACTGGCGCTCGCCGCCCGCCGCTCGGACGAACTCGCGGCGCTCACCGCGGACCTGCCCGCCGAGAGCCGCTTCTCCCGCGTGGTCTTCGGCTCCGTCGAGGCGGTCTCCGGCTTCACCCAGCGGCTGCGCCGCGCCTGGCAGGCCGAGCGGCTGCCCAAGCTGCTGCTGCCCCACCCCGCGGGCGGCCACCCGCTGCGCATCGGCCGCGACCCCGCCAACGGCCTGCGCCTGAGCCACGAGACGGTCTCGCGGGTGCACGCCGAACTGAGCCGCCAGGGCGGCATGTGGGTGCTGCGCGACCTCGGCTCCACCAACGGCACGACGGTGAACGGACGCCGTGTCATCGGGGCGGCCGTCGTGCGCGAGGGCGACCAGGTCGGGTTCGGCCGGATGTGGTTCCGGCTGGCCGCGAACTGAGGCCCCTCAACTGAGCCGAACCTTAGCTCTGGCCTGGGATTTGCTCGCTGTGTAACGCCCAATTCCCTGTGCCTACCGCGGTGTTGACGTACCCCCCAAGTCGTGACTGACTGTACGTCCACCATGCACATCAGGTGAACCGACGGCACCACATGTGGAGGTGTGCCCTGTCGCCCCTCCTCCGCTACCCGTCCGTCGACGAACTCGGCGCGCGCGCCGCCGCACTCGTCGCCCGCCACCCCCGTGACGCCCGGCTCCGCCACGTCGGCACCTCCCGCGCCGGCACCCCGATGTGGCTGCTGTCCGTCGGCCACGGCAGCCGGCACGCCCTCGTCGTCGCCGGCCCGCACGCCAACGAACCCGTGGGCGGCGCCACCGTCCTGCACCTGGCCGAGCGTGCCCTCGCCGACCCCGGGCCCGCCGAGGCCGCCGACGCCACGTGGAACCTGCTGCTCTGCCTCGACCCCGACGGCCTGCGCCGCAACGAGGGCTGGCTGCACGGCCCGTACACCCTCGGCCGCTACTTCCGGCACTTCTTCCGGCCCGGCTTCCTGGAACAGCCCGAGTGGCTGCCCGACGGCGCCGCCGCCGTCACCCTGCCGGAGACCCGCGCCCTGCTCGACCTCCAGGACGAGCTGCGGCCCTTCCTTCAGTGCTCGCTGCACGGCGTCGACGTCGGCGGCGGCTTCGTCGAGCTCACCCACGACCTGCCCGGACTCGCCGGACGCGTCGCCCGGATCGCGGGCCGGCTCGGCATCCCGCGCGAACTCGGCGCGTACGACACCCTGTACTGGCCCGGCCTCGGCCCCGCCGTCTACCGCATCCCGCCGCCGCGCCGGGGTGACCTGGCCGCGGCCATCACCGAGGCCGCCGTCGAGTCCACCTGGTTCCACCCCTACCGGCACGGCACCGTGACCGCGGTCGTCGAGGCGCCCATGTGGGGCGTGGCCACCGTCGAGGACGGCTCCCCGCCCGTCGACGCCGACACCGTCCTGCGCCTCGTCAGCCGCACGCTGCGGCACGACACCGGCCTCCTGGAGCAACTGCTCGCCCGGATCCGCCCGCACGTCGCCGCCGTACCGGACGCGGAGCGGCTGCTCGCCCCGGTGGACGACTATTTACTGGTCTGCCCCGGCCTCGCCGACGCCTGGGACCCCGATGTCACCGGCACCGACGGGGGCCGCCCGCTGCCGCCCCTGAGCACCGCCCACCTCGCCACCCTGCGCATCTCCGGCCGCCGGCTGGCGCTGCGCTCGGCGGGACTGCTGCACCAGCTCGTCACCGCCGCCGGCACCGACCCGGCCGGCGTGCTGCCCGAACTCGACCGGCTGATCGACCTGTGGTGCGCCGACTACCTCGACGGCTGCGGAGCCCACTGGATCCCCATCGGCCGCCAGGTGGAGTACCAGGCGCGGGTGGTGCAGGCCGCGTTCGAACTGGCGGCCGGGCGGCACGCGCGCGTGGGCTCTCGATCGGGTGAGTCGGGGTGGGGTTCCCCGACGGCCGTGCCGATGCAACGGGAATGAAGAACCGCACTGCATCGAAGGCGGCCCGAGGCGCCCTGCTCGCCGCGACCGCCCTCCTCGTCGCCGGTACGGCCCCCGCCCAGGCGACGGCCCAGCACTCCCGCACCGGCACCTGGCTCTACCTCACGGTCACCAAGGGCGACGCCCGCTCCAGCGACACCCGCGGCACCCTCCTGCTGTGCGACCCGCCCCAAGGGCACGGCCGCGCCGCCGAGGCCTGCGCGGAACTGGCGGCGGTCGACGGCGACCTCGCGGCCCTCCCGCCGAAGGGCGGCTACTGCCCGATGCTCTACGCCCCGGTGACCGCACACGCGCGCGGGCAGTGGAACGGACGGCCCGTCGAGTACACGGAGACCTTCTCCAACGGATGCGTGATGGCCGGACGCACCGGATCGGTGTTCGCGCTCGACGGCTGACCCCCGCGCGGGTGGGGCGGCGGCGGTCACGCGGCCCGGTCGCGCGCGTGCCGCGCCGCCGCCACCACCGTGCGCGACTGGTGCTCCACCTGG includes:
- a CDS encoding aminoglycoside phosphotransferase family protein, which gives rise to MTQAPTPTADTVRRLVRSLLKDASDAAGPEIRPVAESAEPAVWWVGGRHVLRLAPDREATVRQRRELRLRDLVRAHVPVAVPTSVAHGEWAPGLTYTLDGKLPGGSAREHDVSAVGEADLAALLTGLREVPVRQAETLGVPRTAPRSLEALRRAAERAAELLATADEFDPARLHQLSQPAAVQLAAQPGSAVLVHHGLTGDHLVVSADGRVRGVLGWADAVLGDPAEDIACLALAVGSPAAVRAATLAGYGARPCLRGLWLARCDAVVRLAAGLQGRDDTPLPELRVRLRHAWEAILLERVTELRDDGEEEEI
- the treZ gene encoding malto-oligosyltrehalose trehalohydrolase gives rise to the protein MQFEVWAPQADRVTLQCDGVTRALERDPDRAGWWRGEAEARDGSRYGFAVDDGPVLPDPRSRRQPDGPDGLSAVVDQGRYAWRTQWAGRPLPGAVLYELHVGTYTREGTLDAAAGRLEHLAELGVTHVELMPLCPFPGRHGWGYEGVSLWAVHEPYGGPEALKRFVDRAHELGLGVVLDVVHNHLGPSGNYLPAFGPYFTDTHHTPWGSAVNLDAPGSDEVRAYLVDSALAWLRDYRLDGLRLDAVHALADTRACHFLEELSTAVDALACDVDRPLFLIAESDLNDPRLVTPRAEGGLGLHAQWNDDFHHCLHTALTGESQGYYADFGKAPFAALAKTLGGGYFHDGTYSSFRGRHHGRPLDRARVAAHRLLGYSQTHDQVGNRAQGDRLSASLSPGLLACAATLTLTAPFTPMLFMGEEWAAGTPWQFFTDHTDPELAEAVRRGRRREFAAHGWAEEDVPDPQDPATRDRSCLDWSEPDREPHARVLAWYRRLIALRHEQADLTDPDLADTKVAFDERQRWLAFRRGDVRVAVNLAKETAAIPLGPRQARVLAAWEPVAAPGADGVLEVPGESCVVLLQE
- a CDS encoding DUF1707 and FHA domain-containing protein, producing the protein MTSSFEFNTYPARLSDAERDQALKVLRDGVAMGRLSHDTFIRRMELALAARRSDELAALTADLPAESRFSRVVFGSVEAVSGFTQRLRRAWQAERLPKLLLPHPAGGHPLRIGRDPANGLRLSHETVSRVHAELSRQGGMWVLRDLGSTNGTTVNGRRVIGAAVVREGDQVGFGRMWFRLAAN
- a CDS encoding M14 family zinc carboxypeptidase; translation: MWRCALSPLLRYPSVDELGARAAALVARHPRDARLRHVGTSRAGTPMWLLSVGHGSRHALVVAGPHANEPVGGATVLHLAERALADPGPAEAADATWNLLLCLDPDGLRRNEGWLHGPYTLGRYFRHFFRPGFLEQPEWLPDGAAAVTLPETRALLDLQDELRPFLQCSLHGVDVGGGFVELTHDLPGLAGRVARIAGRLGIPRELGAYDTLYWPGLGPAVYRIPPPRRGDLAAAITEAAVESTWFHPYRHGTVTAVVEAPMWGVATVEDGSPPVDADTVLRLVSRTLRHDTGLLEQLLARIRPHVAAVPDAERLLAPVDDYLLVCPGLADAWDPDVTGTDGGRPLPPLSTAHLATLRISGRRLALRSAGLLHQLVTAAGTDPAGVLPELDRLIDLWCADYLDGCGAHWIPIGRQVEYQARVVQAAFELAAGRHARVGSRSGESGWGSPTAVPMQRE
- a CDS encoding SSI family serine proteinase inhibitor; its protein translation is MKNRTASKAARGALLAATALLVAGTAPAQATAQHSRTGTWLYLTVTKGDARSSDTRGTLLLCDPPQGHGRAAEACAELAAVDGDLAALPPKGGYCPMLYAPVTAHARGQWNGRPVEYTETFSNGCVMAGRTGSVFALDG